A single genomic interval of Desulfuromonas acetexigens harbors:
- a CDS encoding diguanylate cyclase domain-containing protein: protein MSLIEFVAVVEVLIGAGVMLAAILRSLRIRARVPDSLRGRWLLTVVLMFCFFGGYLLFVGSLAAGGRLPLELVTGTVFLGGAVFVIIFVHISDITLRETRKKGEDLEKEIAERDRREGEKLRYQEGFEVLDRCTRRLIATAADRDVFLRTLCEGLRELAHADLAIVPLDDGNDETFTYQAACGRNAEMVLHRTMPKNDGGLCGWVFHHAETLCIPDLHHDFRVKQDVARALGVTTGVTAPLFRGEQVAGGLSAFRAGDPFDQVDAELLTLFSQRVSIAFANMKLLEDLEQRVIARTAQLRENQARLTHLAHHDPLTDLPNRLLFEDRLKQAIAKARRAQETAALLFFDLDRFKEINDSLGHSVGDLVLCEVGRRLRNLVRESDTVARLGGDEFVIILEQVDGEEGVAEVARKVIQAMALPLSVAGREIALTGSIGISLYPDDGADVDALMKTADDAMYRAKALGRNNFQFYRRKSPV, encoded by the coding sequence ATGTCTCTGATCGAATTCGTCGCCGTCGTCGAAGTTTTGATCGGGGCGGGTGTCATGCTCGCCGCGATCCTGCGTAGTCTGCGCATCCGTGCCCGGGTTCCCGATTCGTTGCGGGGCCGGTGGCTGCTGACGGTCGTGCTGATGTTCTGTTTTTTCGGCGGCTATCTTCTCTTTGTCGGCAGTCTTGCGGCGGGGGGGCGGCTGCCTCTGGAGCTGGTGACCGGGACGGTTTTTCTCGGCGGGGCGGTCTTCGTCATCATTTTTGTCCATATTTCCGACATCACCCTGCGCGAAACGCGGAAAAAGGGGGAGGACCTCGAAAAGGAAATCGCCGAACGAGACCGGCGTGAAGGGGAAAAACTCCGTTATCAAGAAGGTTTTGAAGTGCTCGACCGCTGTACCCGGCGGCTCATCGCCACTGCCGCCGATCGGGACGTTTTTTTGCGCACCCTCTGCGAAGGCTTGCGTGAGCTGGCTCATGCCGATCTGGCCATCGTTCCCCTTGACGACGGCAACGACGAAACCTTTACCTATCAGGCCGCCTGCGGGCGCAACGCGGAGATGGTGCTGCATCGCACCATGCCGAAGAACGACGGCGGGCTCTGCGGCTGGGTGTTCCATCACGCCGAAACCCTCTGCATTCCCGATTTGCACCATGACTTTCGGGTGAAACAGGACGTTGCCCGGGCGCTGGGCGTGACCACGGGGGTGACCGCCCCGCTTTTTCGCGGCGAGCAGGTCGCCGGCGGGCTTTCGGCCTTTCGCGCGGGAGACCCGTTTGATCAGGTCGATGCCGAGCTGTTGACCCTCTTCAGCCAGCGTGTCTCCATTGCTTTCGCCAACATGAAACTGCTGGAGGATCTGGAACAGCGGGTCATCGCGCGCACCGCCCAGTTGCGGGAGAATCAGGCACGCCTGACGCACCTGGCCCATCATGATCCCCTGACCGATCTGCCCAATCGTCTGCTCTTCGAGGATCGCCTCAAGCAGGCCATCGCCAAGGCGCGGAGAGCGCAAGAGACGGCGGCGCTGCTCTTTTTCGATCTCGATCGTTTCAAGGAGATCAACGATTCCCTGGGGCATTCGGTCGGCGACCTGGTCTTGTGCGAGGTGGGTCGGCGGCTGCGCAACCTGGTGCGCGAGTCGGACACCGTCGCCCGCCTCGGCGGCGATGAGTTCGTCATCATTCTCGAACAGGTCGACGGCGAAGAGGGAGTGGCGGAGGTGGCGCGCAAGGTCATCCAGGCCATGGCTCTTCCCCTGTCCGTCGCTGGCCGGGAAATTGCCCTCACCGGCAGCATCGGTATCAGCCTCTATCCCGATGACGGTGCCGATGTCGACGCTCTGATGAAGACGGCCGATGATGCCATGTACCGGGCGAAAGCGCTGGGACGCAACAACTTTCAGTTTTACCGCCGCAAATCCCCGGTCTAG
- a CDS encoding DUF488 domain-containing protein, translated as MHPIHLRRVYDAPAAADGFRVLVDRLWPRGLAKEKLACDLWLKEIAPSPGLRRWFGHVPERWQEFRRRYIAELDQQPELVEQLREQARKTPVTLLFAARDETHNQAVVLKDYLEKMGSDQEG; from the coding sequence ATGCATCCCATCCACCTCCGTCGCGTCTATGATGCCCCCGCCGCCGCCGATGGTTTCCGCGTGCTGGTCGATCGGCTCTGGCCCCGGGGCCTGGCCAAGGAAAAGCTCGCCTGTGACCTCTGGCTGAAGGAGATCGCCCCCAGCCCCGGCCTGCGCCGCTGGTTCGGCCATGTGCCCGAACGCTGGCAGGAATTCCGCCGTCGCTACATCGCCGAACTCGACCAACAGCCTGAACTGGTCGAACAACTGCGGGAACAGGCGCGGAAAACTCCCGTGACTTTGCTCTTCGCCGCGCGGGACGAGACGCACAATCAGGCCGTGGTGTTGAAAGATTATCTGGAAAAGATGGGGAGCGACCAGGAAGGGTGA
- a CDS encoding HPP family protein, with the protein MQILWRRHVAIRRRLIRLPRRCRAPLWVSRPPLSARFAFWSFVSGTLGILAIAAVTELFGHPLLIGSFGASAVLLFGTPDSPLTQPRNLIGGHLISAAVAIVLVALFGSSPLTMALAVGLAIFFMNVTHTTHPPGGATALIGVQGAAGWSYIFVPVLTGALILLAVVLVTSNVVYHRRYPRYWL; encoded by the coding sequence ATGCAAATCCTCTGGCGCCGCCATGTCGCCATCCGCCGGCGACTGATCCGGCTGCCCCGCCGCTGCCGGGCGCCGTTGTGGGTGTCGCGTCCGCCGCTCTCGGCGCGCTTCGCCTTCTGGAGCTTTGTCAGCGGCACCCTCGGCATTCTCGCCATCGCCGCCGTCACCGAACTCTTCGGTCATCCCCTGCTGATCGGCTCCTTCGGCGCCTCGGCGGTCCTTCTTTTCGGCACCCCCGACTCCCCCCTGACCCAGCCCCGCAACCTCATCGGCGGCCATCTCATCTCGGCCGCCGTCGCCATCGTGCTCGTCGCCCTCTTCGGCTCCAGTCCCTTGACCATGGCGCTGGCGGTCGGGTTGGCCATCTTCTTCATGAATGTGACCCACACCACCCACCCGCCCGGCGGCGCCACCGCCCTGATCGGCGTGCAGGGCGCCGCCGGCTGGAGCTATATCTTCGTTCCGGTGTTGACGGGAGCCCTGATCCTGCTCGCCGTCGTCCTCGTCACCAGCAACGTCGTTTACCATCGTCGTTATCCAAGGTACTGGCTCTGA
- a CDS encoding ammonia-forming cytochrome c nitrite reductase subunit c552 codes for MKHRTIIPVVATLLLALLAAGCTKRDEAKTAAPAATETQVAATPAEPAPKVAPSPQLVVENLDLAAWKKDHPAQYQGWEATAEPNPVGKSKYKRGFDTDGIIYDKIDEYPYLAVLLNGIGYGFEFTEPRGHAYMIQDQLHVDPARVKAGGSCLSCKTPYAQVLQETLGEDYFKQSFAEVRGRIPEADQLQGVACVDCHRSSADPALRLARDFTLGQGLKAIGKDQAALTDQDLRSLVCAQCHVTYSMTKDAEMKTTGVIFPWQGSSWGGISIENIIAQLRSDPAYAEWTQTVTGFKLGIVRHAEFEVFSKGSPHWEAGVACADCHMPAEERDGKTVSDHRIMSPLKNDLKACAQCHEESPEELRAKVIAIQDEAASRLIRAGYATAGVAKLFERANAAQAEGKTLDAALYAQARTAYEDALYRVLYIQNENSTGFHNPEEVLRILKDAKTFHEQADSLLRQAMAQAGIEAPAVVDLELDKYLNNRGTKKIMHRPEWVIVDPLPERQE; via the coding sequence ATGAAGCATCGCACTATCATTCCGGTCGTCGCGACGCTGCTGCTGGCGCTGCTGGCCGCCGGCTGCACCAAGCGCGACGAAGCCAAGACAGCCGCTCCGGCTGCGACCGAAACCCAGGTGGCCGCAACCCCGGCCGAACCGGCCCCCAAGGTCGCCCCTTCGCCACAACTGGTGGTGGAGAATCTCGACCTCGCCGCCTGGAAGAAGGACCATCCCGCCCAATACCAGGGCTGGGAAGCGACCGCCGAGCCCAACCCGGTAGGTAAAAGCAAGTACAAGCGCGGCTTCGACACCGACGGCATCATTTACGACAAGATCGACGAATATCCCTACCTGGCGGTGCTGCTCAACGGCATCGGCTACGGTTTCGAGTTTACCGAGCCGCGCGGCCACGCCTACATGATCCAAGACCAGCTCCATGTCGATCCGGCCCGGGTCAAGGCGGGCGGCTCTTGCCTGAGCTGCAAGACCCCCTACGCCCAGGTTCTCCAGGAGACGTTGGGAGAGGATTACTTCAAGCAGTCCTTCGCCGAGGTGCGCGGCCGGATTCCCGAAGCCGATCAGCTGCAGGGCGTGGCCTGTGTCGACTGCCACCGGAGCAGCGCCGATCCCGCCTTGCGGCTGGCCCGCGATTTCACCCTGGGTCAGGGGCTGAAGGCCATCGGCAAGGATCAGGCCGCCCTCACCGACCAGGACCTGCGCAGCCTGGTCTGCGCCCAGTGTCATGTAACCTACAGTATGACCAAGGATGCCGAAATGAAAACCACCGGCGTGATCTTTCCCTGGCAGGGAAGCAGCTGGGGGGGCATCAGCATCGAAAATATCATCGCCCAGCTCCGCTCTGACCCGGCTTACGCCGAATGGACCCAGACCGTGACCGGGTTCAAGCTCGGCATCGTCCGTCACGCCGAATTCGAGGTTTTCAGCAAGGGCAGCCCCCACTGGGAAGCCGGAGTCGCCTGCGCCGATTGCCACATGCCTGCCGAGGAGCGGGACGGCAAGACCGTCTCCGACCACCGCATCATGAGCCCGCTGAAAAACGATCTCAAGGCCTGCGCCCAGTGTCATGAGGAAAGTCCGGAAGAACTGCGCGCCAAGGTCATCGCCATTCAGGACGAAGCCGCCTCCCGGTTGATCCGCGCCGGCTACGCCACGGCCGGGGTGGCCAAGCTCTTCGAACGGGCCAACGCGGCCCAGGCCGAGGGCAAGACCCTCGACGCAGCCCTCTACGCCCAGGCCCGTACGGCCTACGAAGACGCCCTCTACCGGGTGCTTTACATCCAGAACGAGAATTCCACCGGCTTCCACAACCCGGAAGAAGTGCTGCGCATTCTCAAGGATGCCAAGACCTTCCACGAGCAGGCGGATTCCCTGCTGCGCCAAGCCATGGCCCAGGCCGGGATCGAAGCGCCGGCGGTGGTCGATCTCGAACTGGACAAGTACCTTAACAACCGGGGAACGAAAAAAATCATGCACCGCCCCGAATGGGTCATTGTCGACCCCCTGCCGGAACGGCAGGAGTGA
- a CDS encoding DUF6448 family protein translates to MKIPFRKSLVTLGLFLILGMALAPGRAAAHCDAYDGPVIVAARAALEQAEVTPLLKWVKAEAEGEIREAFAQTLKVRGLGEEARELADRYFFETLVRLHRAGEGAPYTGLKPAGQIAPVVAKADQALAQGNIDALVKAILQHTEEGIREHFTHALETAKHADESVAAGREYVAAYVTYVHYVEGIAQVVHGAPHHGEAAAPATGHGH, encoded by the coding sequence ATGAAGATACCTTTTCGTAAATCGCTGGTGACACTGGGATTGTTCCTGATTCTGGGGATGGCGCTGGCGCCTGGTCGGGCTGCCGCCCACTGCGATGCCTACGATGGTCCGGTGATCGTCGCGGCGCGGGCCGCGCTCGAACAGGCGGAGGTGACGCCACTGCTCAAATGGGTCAAGGCCGAGGCCGAAGGGGAAATTCGCGAAGCCTTCGCCCAGACCCTGAAGGTGCGCGGGCTCGGCGAAGAGGCGCGGGAGCTGGCCGACCGCTACTTTTTCGAGACCCTGGTGCGCCTCCATCGTGCCGGCGAGGGCGCCCCCTACACCGGCCTCAAACCCGCCGGCCAGATCGCCCCGGTGGTCGCCAAGGCCGATCAGGCCCTGGCCCAGGGGAATATCGACGCCCTGGTCAAGGCGATTCTCCAGCACACCGAAGAGGGCATCCGCGAGCATTTCACCCACGCCCTGGAGACCGCCAAGCATGCCGACGAAAGTGTCGCCGCCGGGCGCGAGTACGTCGCGGCCTACGTGACCTATGTCCATTACGTGGAAGGAATCGCCCAGGTGGTGCACGGCGCGCCCCATCACGGCGAAGCCGCCGCACCGGCCACCGGACACGGCCACTGA
- a CDS encoding helix-turn-helix domain-containing protein — protein sequence MIVPENLAEILKALGERLRDERLRRNETQRVFAGRIGVSIPTLCKMENGDHRVQLGHWAIALDLLDHAEDLEHLLAPKENLFEKYQRSQQPKRQRASRRGGK from the coding sequence ATGATCGTTCCCGAAAATCTCGCGGAAATCCTGAAAGCCCTGGGCGAACGGTTGCGTGACGAACGCTTGCGGCGCAACGAAACGCAGCGGGTTTTTGCCGGACGCATCGGCGTGAGCATCCCCACCCTCTGCAAAATGGAAAACGGCGACCACCGGGTACAACTCGGCCACTGGGCCATCGCCCTGGATCTCCTCGATCACGCCGAAGACCTGGAACACCTGCTGGCGCCGAAAGAAAATCTTTTCGAAAAATACCAGCGCTCGCAACAACCCAAACGGCAACGGGCTTCACGCCGAGGCGGCAAATGA
- a CDS encoding EAL domain-containing protein, with amino-acid sequence MPVDLSQVLIVEDDTAHIEAIARAFARISPDTRILRAGSLAEYRQAIALDSPDIVLMDLNLPDGRATEALSNGRVDQPFPVMIMTAHGDETRAVEAMKAGAIDYLVKSPETFATMPQTTARALREWRLRRDRERMEVELRDTSERLTAVMDSIPSLIYVADPETFEILFINAYGRAIWGDITGQTCWQSLQTNQTGPCPFCTNDQLLPRSEKPGQNVVWEFQNTRDGRWYECRDQAIRWSDGRWVRMEIATDITERKLAEEELRKLSLAVEQSPAAVLITDPAGTVEYVNPKFTRVTGYTLEEAQARTPSLLKSEGMSEEAYRDLLDRLTSGEEWHGEIRSRRKNGSRFWELASISPVLGADGAITHFVAVKEDISDRKDYEAQLEYLSTHDELTGLANRALLSDRLEQSIHYAQRSERQVAVLLLDLDRFKFINDSLGHDFGDRLLCEVARRLAESVREADTVARLGGDEFVLLLTELAGTKDAGLVANKILRQLAEPYRLDGREITLTASLGISLYPRDGLDVATLIRNADTAMYQSKRESSTFSYYATEMNQKVLATLELEGGLRNALERREFCLHYQPQVDLASGRVIGCEALLRWLHPQKGMISPDDFIPLAEETGLITPIGAWVLDEACRQAIAWQKAGLPELRMAVNLSARQFRKGDLPQQVRKTLYQTGLAADRLELELTESMVMDDPVGAKQTMQGLKDLGISLSLDDFGTGYSSLNYLRRFPVDSLKIDRSFIRDVVIDPSGASVVNSIVDIAHNLRIAAVAEGVETREQLDFLVGCGCDSYQGFFFSKPIPADDFTRLLRGE; translated from the coding sequence ATGCCTGTCGATCTGTCACAGGTTCTGATTGTCGAAGACGACACGGCTCACATCGAAGCCATTGCCCGGGCTTTTGCGCGAATTTCCCCCGACACACGCATCCTTAGAGCAGGGAGCCTGGCCGAATATCGGCAGGCCATCGCTCTTGATTCCCCCGACATCGTACTGATGGATCTCAACCTGCCGGACGGGCGGGCCACCGAGGCCCTTTCCAACGGAAGAGTGGACCAACCTTTCCCGGTGATGATCATGACCGCCCACGGCGACGAAACGCGGGCGGTGGAAGCGATGAAGGCAGGGGCCATCGACTACCTGGTGAAATCTCCGGAAACCTTCGCGACCATGCCGCAAACGACGGCCCGGGCGCTGCGGGAATGGCGTTTACGCCGGGATCGGGAACGGATGGAAGTGGAGCTTCGGGATACCAGCGAGCGCCTGACCGCTGTCATGGACAGCATCCCTTCGCTGATCTACGTCGCCGATCCCGAAACCTTTGAAATCCTCTTCATCAACGCCTACGGTCGCGCCATCTGGGGAGACATCACCGGACAGACCTGCTGGCAATCCCTGCAGACGAACCAGACCGGCCCCTGCCCCTTCTGTACCAACGATCAGCTACTTCCCAGAAGCGAAAAGCCGGGGCAAAACGTGGTCTGGGAGTTTCAGAATACCCGCGACGGCCGCTGGTACGAATGCCGCGATCAGGCGATCCGCTGGAGCGACGGGCGCTGGGTGCGCATGGAGATCGCCACCGACATCACCGAGCGCAAGCTTGCCGAGGAGGAGTTGCGCAAACTGAGCCTGGCCGTGGAGCAGAGTCCCGCCGCCGTCCTCATCACCGACCCAGCCGGGACCGTGGAATACGTCAACCCAAAATTCACCCGCGTCACCGGCTACACCCTGGAAGAAGCCCAGGCCCGCACCCCCAGCCTGCTCAAATCCGAGGGGATGTCCGAGGAGGCTTATCGCGACCTGCTCGATCGGCTCACTTCCGGTGAGGAGTGGCACGGTGAGATTCGCAGCCGGCGCAAGAACGGCAGCCGCTTCTGGGAGCTAGCGTCGATCTCGCCGGTACTCGGCGCAGACGGCGCCATCACCCACTTCGTCGCGGTCAAGGAGGACATCTCCGACCGCAAGGATTACGAGGCGCAGCTCGAATACCTCTCCACCCACGACGAACTGACCGGCCTGGCCAACCGGGCGCTCCTTTCCGACCGCCTGGAACAATCCATCCACTACGCGCAGCGCTCCGAACGCCAGGTGGCGGTGCTGCTGCTCGACCTCGATCGCTTTAAATTTATCAACGACAGCCTCGGCCACGATTTCGGCGACCGGCTACTTTGCGAGGTGGCGCGACGACTGGCGGAGTCGGTGCGCGAGGCGGACACCGTAGCCCGCCTCGGCGGAGACGAGTTCGTCCTGCTCCTTACCGAACTGGCGGGGACCAAGGATGCGGGACTGGTCGCCAACAAAATCCTGCGCCAGCTCGCCGAACCCTACCGTCTCGACGGGCGGGAAATCACCCTCACCGCCAGCCTCGGCATCAGCCTCTACCCCCGCGACGGCCTCGATGTCGCCACCCTGATCCGCAACGCCGACACCGCCATGTATCAGTCGAAGCGGGAAAGCAGCACCTTTTCTTACTACGCCACCGAAATGAACCAGAAGGTGCTGGCGACCCTGGAACTGGAAGGCGGTCTGCGCAACGCTCTGGAACGCCGGGAATTTTGCCTGCACTACCAGCCCCAGGTCGATCTTGCCAGCGGTCGGGTGATCGGCTGCGAGGCGCTGCTGCGCTGGCTCCATCCGCAGAAGGGGATGATTTCCCCCGACGATTTCATCCCCTTGGCCGAAGAAACCGGCCTGATCACCCCCATCGGCGCCTGGGTGCTGGACGAGGCCTGCCGGCAGGCGATCGCCTGGCAGAAGGCCGGCTTGCCAGAGCTGCGTATGGCGGTCAACCTTTCGGCCCGCCAGTTCCGCAAGGGGGATCTTCCCCAGCAGGTGCGCAAGACCCTGTACCAGACCGGCCTGGCTGCCGACCGACTGGAACTGGAACTGACCGAAAGCATGGTCATGGATGACCCGGTCGGCGCCAAACAGACCATGCAAGGGCTCAAGGATCTAGGGATTTCACTCAGTCTCGACGATTTCGGCACCGGCTATTCGAGCCTCAACTACCTGCGCCGCTTCCCCGTCGACAGCCTGAAGATCGACCGCTCCTTCATCCGCGACGTCGTCATCGACCCCAGCGGCGCCTCGGTCGTCAACAGCATCGTCGATATTGCCCACAACCTGCGCATCGCCGCCGTCGCCGAAGGCGTGGAAACCCGCGAACAGCTCGACTTCCTCGTTGGCTGCGGCTGCGATTCCTACCAGGGCTTTTTCTTCAGCAAACCGATCCCCGCCGACGATTTCACCCGCCTGCTGCGAGGGGAATAA